Proteins encoded in a region of the Pseudomonas shahriarae genome:
- the coaE gene encoding dephospho-CoA kinase (Dephospho-CoA kinase (CoaE) performs the final step in coenzyme A biosynthesis.), producing the protein MTTSVATPWILGLTGGIGSGKSAAAQHFIDLGVDLIDADHASRWVVEPGRPALAKIAEHFGGEILLPDGQLDRAALRKRIFEAPQERLWLEALLHPLIADEIRSHLARARSPYAILVSPLLIESGQHTMTQRILVIDVPQATQIQRTLLRDGISEEQVQAILKAQASREDRLRQADDVLVNDQDLAWLKAEVERLHHFYLTLRGGRT; encoded by the coding sequence ATGACCACTTCTGTCGCAACACCCTGGATTCTTGGCCTGACGGGCGGCATCGGCAGCGGTAAAAGCGCTGCGGCCCAGCACTTTATCGACCTTGGCGTGGACCTTATCGACGCCGACCATGCCTCGCGCTGGGTGGTGGAACCCGGCCGCCCGGCGCTGGCGAAGATTGCCGAGCACTTCGGCGGCGAGATCCTGCTGCCCGATGGCCAACTGGATCGCGCAGCCTTGCGCAAGCGCATTTTCGAGGCGCCGCAAGAACGCCTGTGGCTTGAGGCCCTGCTGCATCCGTTGATTGCCGACGAGATCCGTAGCCATCTGGCCCGCGCCCGCTCACCCTATGCGATCCTGGTGTCGCCGTTGTTGATCGAGTCGGGCCAGCACACCATGACCCAGCGCATCCTGGTGATCGATGTGCCGCAAGCAACGCAGATTCAGCGTACCCTGCTGCGCGATGGCATCAGCGAAGAACAGGTGCAGGCGATTCTCAAGGCCCAGGCCTCACGGGAAGACCGTTTGCGCCAAGCCGACGATGTACTGGTCAATGATCAGGACCTGGCCTGGCTAAAGGCCGAGGTCGAGCGACTGCACCACTTTTACCTTACTTTGCGTGGAGGCCGAACATGA
- a CDS encoding DUF1780 domain-containing protein, producing the protein MDDSDYLRLLTIAAEQANAFLSNARKWERERWVCQRLLQGLNVPYRAEEFHAAGQEPPDVLFRDASFEVFFVLDEGRRLNDEWRDELVRRRSAFSLSQLVRREAKPRRIPAHEFLLRLAPTLRKKAHNYKERGMDLGELDIIAFASLKREVLDLNSHFPPPTEYLRQGWRSLSLVGPTFARVLFAHPDAPDFLRNNLGRSIVFDVGISL; encoded by the coding sequence ATGGATGACTCAGATTATTTGCGCCTGCTCACCATAGCGGCCGAACAAGCCAACGCGTTCCTGTCCAATGCCCGCAAATGGGAGCGTGAGCGTTGGGTCTGCCAGCGCCTGCTACAAGGCCTGAATGTGCCCTACCGCGCCGAAGAGTTTCATGCCGCCGGTCAGGAGCCGCCGGACGTACTGTTTCGCGATGCCAGCTTCGAAGTGTTTTTTGTCCTCGATGAAGGCCGGCGCCTGAATGACGAGTGGCGCGACGAACTGGTGCGTCGGCGCAGCGCTTTTTCCCTGAGCCAACTGGTGCGGCGCGAGGCCAAGCCCAGGCGCATTCCCGCCCATGAGTTCCTGCTGCGCCTGGCCCCGACCCTGCGCAAGAAAGCCCATAACTACAAAGAACGCGGCATGGACCTCGGGGAGCTGGATATCATCGCCTTCGCCAGCCTCAAGCGCGAAGTGCTGGACCTCAACAGCCATTTCCCGCCGCCCACCGAATACCTGCGCCAGGGCTGGCGCTCGCTGTCGTTGGTCGGCCCGACCTTTGCGCGGGTGCTGTTCGCCCATCCCGACGCACCGGATTTCTTGCGCAACAACCTGGGGCGCAGCATAGTGTTCGATGTGGGTATCAGCTTGTAA
- a CDS encoding prepilin peptidase, with translation MTLDLLLTLHPWLFVWASLVLGLIVGSFLNVLVWRLPKMLERDWRAQAHEILGLPPEPGGPTYNLLHPNSCCPHCSQPIRPWQNIPVLSYLLLRGRCAQCHGSISPRYPLTELACGLLSAFIAWHYGFGWPAAGVLFLSWGLLAMSLIDADHQLLPDVLVLPLLWLGLILNYFELYTTLPDALLGAVAGYLSLWSVFWLFKLCTGKDGMGYGDFKLLALLGAWGGWQILPLTLLLASLVGAIAGVIVLRIRNAQTSVPLPFGPYLAIAGWIALLWGGQITDFYLQSVGFR, from the coding sequence ATGACCCTGGACCTCCTCCTGACCCTCCATCCCTGGCTGTTCGTCTGGGCTTCACTGGTGCTGGGGCTGATCGTCGGCAGCTTCCTCAACGTGCTGGTCTGGCGCCTGCCAAAAATGCTCGAGCGCGACTGGCGCGCCCAGGCCCATGAAATACTCGGCCTGCCCCCGGAACCCGGCGGCCCGACCTATAACCTGTTGCACCCCAACTCCTGCTGCCCGCACTGCTCACAGCCGATTCGCCCGTGGCAAAACATCCCGGTGCTCAGCTACTTGCTGCTGCGGGGGCGCTGCGCGCAGTGCCACGGTTCCATCAGCCCACGCTACCCGCTGACCGAACTGGCGTGCGGGCTGCTTTCGGCATTTATTGCCTGGCATTACGGCTTCGGCTGGCCAGCCGCTGGCGTGCTGTTCTTGAGCTGGGGCTTGCTGGCCATGAGCCTGATCGACGCCGATCACCAACTGCTGCCGGATGTGCTGGTGCTGCCACTGCTGTGGCTGGGGTTGATCCTCAATTATTTCGAGTTGTACACGACCCTGCCCGATGCCCTGCTGGGCGCGGTTGCCGGTTACCTGAGCCTGTGGTCGGTGTTCTGGCTGTTCAAGTTGTGCACCGGCAAGGACGGCATGGGCTATGGCGACTTCAAGCTGCTGGCCCTGCTCGGTGCCTGGGGCGGTTGGCAGATCCTGCCGCTGACGCTGTTGCTGGCATCGCTGGTGGGGGCGATCGCAGGGGTGATTGTCTTGCGCATACGCAACGCGCAGACGTCAGTGCCCTTGCCTTTTGGTCCCTATCTGGCGATTGCCGGCTGGATTGCATTGCTCTGGGGTGGTCAAATAACCGACTTCTATTTGCAGTCTGTCGGTTTCAGATGA
- a CDS encoding DUF3094 family protein, whose translation MTSRLNPDDQQHVEEYLQLSQHQVERKPFRPWLLLGVVLVVVIGLGVLSRLLSYLTL comes from the coding sequence ATGACCAGCCGCCTGAACCCTGACGACCAACAACATGTCGAAGAGTACCTGCAACTGTCCCAGCACCAGGTTGAGCGCAAGCCTTTCCGGCCGTGGCTGCTCCTTGGGGTGGTACTGGTTGTGGTGATTGGCCTGGGCGTCCTGAGCCGCCTTTTGAGTTACCTGACGCTATGA
- a CDS encoding type II secretion system F family protein, whose protein sequence is MNDVTVNPAPTATYAWEGTLRNGRKVSGETRGHSPAVIKAQLRRQGINPVRVQMRSSLLSGLRNPITPADVALFTRQLATLLKAGIPLLQAFDMIGEGFENRAMRTMVQGLKQEIAAGNSLTGALLKQPQCFNALYCSLIAAGEQAGTLETLLERVATHLEKSQRLKTRIKKAMTYPLVVLLVATLVSSILLIHVVPQFESLFAGIDTPLPRFTLLVIVLSEFMQSAWWMLLLAVAATTWGIRRSYRRHSGFRLWLDAGLLKVPLAGTLLKKTAVARYARTLATTFAAGVPLAQALDSVAGAAGNERFKQAVTLMRQDVAIGMQLNRTMTASGLFPGMAIQMTAIGEESGALDSMLEKVADHYETDVDNLVDNLTSLMEPLIMVVLGSIVGALVIAMYLPIFQLGTAF, encoded by the coding sequence ATGAATGATGTCACCGTAAACCCGGCCCCCACCGCCACCTACGCCTGGGAAGGCACCCTGCGCAATGGCCGCAAGGTGTCCGGCGAAACCCGCGGGCATAGCCCGGCCGTGATCAAGGCCCAATTGCGCCGACAAGGGATCAATCCGGTTCGGGTCCAGATGCGCTCCAGCCTCCTGTCTGGCCTGCGCAACCCCATCACCCCAGCCGATGTTGCGCTGTTCACCCGCCAACTGGCGACCCTGCTGAAGGCGGGAATCCCCCTGCTGCAAGCCTTCGACATGATCGGCGAAGGCTTTGAAAACCGGGCCATGCGCACAATGGTCCAGGGATTGAAGCAGGAGATTGCCGCCGGCAACAGCCTGACCGGCGCGTTATTGAAACAACCGCAGTGCTTCAACGCCCTGTATTGCAGCCTGATCGCGGCCGGCGAACAGGCCGGCACCCTGGAAACCCTGCTGGAGCGGGTCGCCACCCACCTGGAAAAAAGCCAACGCCTCAAGACCCGGATCAAGAAAGCCATGACCTATCCACTGGTGGTCCTGCTCGTGGCCACCCTGGTCAGCAGTATCTTGCTGATCCACGTCGTGCCCCAGTTCGAAAGCCTGTTCGCCGGCATCGACACGCCGCTGCCGCGCTTTACCCTGCTGGTTATTGTGCTGTCCGAATTCATGCAAAGCGCGTGGTGGATGCTGTTGCTGGCCGTGGCGGCGACTACTTGGGGCATACGTCGCAGCTATCGTCGACACAGTGGTTTTCGTCTGTGGCTGGACGCTGGTTTGTTGAAAGTGCCATTGGCAGGCACACTGCTGAAAAAAACCGCTGTCGCCCGCTACGCTCGCACCCTCGCCACCACCTTTGCCGCCGGCGTACCGCTGGCACAGGCGTTGGATTCAGTGGCGGGAGCCGCCGGCAACGAACGCTTCAAACAAGCAGTCACGCTTATGCGCCAGGACGTAGCAATAGGAATGCAATTGAATCGAACTATGACCGCCAGCGGCCTGTTCCCTGGCATGGCGATCCAGATGACAGCCATCGGCGAAGAATCGGGCGCACTGGACAGCATGCTGGAGAAGGTCGCCGACCATTATGAAACGGACGTCGACAACCTGGTGGACAACCTGACCAGCCTGATGGAACCGCTGATCATGGTGGTGCTCGGCAGCATTGTCGGGGCGCTGGTGATCGCCATGTACCTGCCGATCTTCCAGCTCGGCACGGCGTTTTGA
- a CDS encoding energy-coupling factor ABC transporter permease, which translates to MISAAVLAPQTLWLGWLLYAPVIVWAILRSSWVELFADRRRQHLLFGTVFALFMLWLVRRDFDTGVSYHFIGMTAVTLLLDWPLAIVGGLAAQLGLVLLGRQDLAAVGVNGALLVLLPVLVTETCALLVERAQPRNPFVYIFCSGFFAAALSALLCLLAGLGLLWLDGRFAMPEWIEDFIGYLWLIIFPEAFINGTVISALVVFCPEWLETFNRTRYLSAPWKDDNSRP; encoded by the coding sequence GTGATCAGTGCCGCCGTGCTGGCGCCGCAAACCCTGTGGTTGGGCTGGCTGCTGTATGCGCCGGTAATTGTCTGGGCGATCCTGCGCTCGTCCTGGGTCGAACTGTTTGCCGACCGGCGCCGCCAGCACCTGTTGTTTGGCACGGTGTTCGCGCTGTTCATGCTGTGGCTGGTGCGTCGGGACTTCGATACCGGGGTGTCCTACCACTTTATCGGCATGACCGCCGTGACCCTGCTGCTCGACTGGCCCTTGGCGATTGTCGGTGGGCTGGCGGCACAATTGGGCCTGGTGCTGCTCGGGCGCCAGGACTTGGCGGCGGTCGGGGTCAATGGCGCGCTGCTGGTCCTGCTACCGGTGTTGGTGACAGAGACGTGCGCGCTGCTGGTGGAGCGGGCACAGCCGCGCAATCCTTTTGTGTATATCTTTTGTTCGGGTTTTTTTGCCGCTGCTCTGTCGGCGTTGTTGTGCCTATTGGCGGGCCTGGGCCTGCTGTGGCTGGACGGCCGCTTCGCCATGCCGGAGTGGATCGAGGATTTTATCGGTTACCTGTGGCTGATCATCTTTCCCGAAGCCTTTATCAACGGCACCGTGATCAGTGCGCTGGTGGTGTTTTGCCCGGAGTGGCTTGAGACGTTCAACCGCACGCGCTACCTCTCGGCGCCCTGGAAAGACGACAATTCGCGCCCTTGA
- the clpB gene encoding ATP-dependent chaperone ClpB, whose amino-acid sequence MRIDRLTSKLQLALSDSQSLAVGLDHPAIEPAHLMQALLEQQGGSIKPLLMQVGFDVNSLRKELSKELDQLPKIQNPTGDVNMSQDLARLLNQADRLAQQKGDQFISSELVLLAAMDENSKLGKLLLGQGVSKKALENAINNLRGGDAVNDPNHEESRQALDKYTVDLTKRAEDGKLDPVIGRDDEIRRTIQVLQRRTKNNPVLIGEPGVGKTAIAEGLAQRIINGEVPDGLKGKRLLSLDMGALIAGAKFRGEFEERLKSLLNELSKQEGQIILFIDELHTMVGAGKGEGSMDAGNMLKPALARGELHCVGATTLNEYRQYIEKDAALERRFQKVLVEEPSEEDTIAILRGLKERYEVHHRVAITDGAIIAAAKLSHRYITDRQLPDKAIDLIDEAASRIRMEIDSKPEVLDRLERRLIQLKVESQALKKEDDDAAKKRLEKLQEEIGRLEREYSDLEEIWTSEKAEVQGSAQIQQKIEQSRQELEAARRKGDLNRMAELQYGVIPDLERSLQMVDQHGHSENQLLRSKVTEEEIAEVVSKWTGIPVSKMLEGERDKLLRMESLLHQRVIGQEEAVVAVSNAVRRSRAGLSDPNRPSGSFMFLGPTGVGKTELCKALAEFLFDTEEAMVRIDMSEFMEKHSVARLIGAPPGYVGYEEGGYLTEAVRRKPYSVILLDEVEKAHPDVFNVLLQVLEDGRLTDSHGRTVDFRNTVIVMTSNLGSVQIQEMVGDREGQRAAVMDALTSHFRPEFINRVDEVVIFEPLARDQIAGITEIQLGRLRSRLAERELMLELSSEALDKLIAVGYDPVYGARPLKRAIQRWIENPLAQLILSGSFIPGASVKATVENDEIVFH is encoded by the coding sequence ATGCGTATTGATCGTTTAACCAGCAAATTACAATTGGCGTTATCGGATTCCCAATCCCTGGCCGTTGGCCTCGACCATCCGGCCATTGAGCCCGCGCACTTGATGCAGGCACTCCTCGAACAGCAGGGTGGTTCTATCAAGCCCCTGTTGATGCAGGTGGGCTTCGACGTCAACAGCCTGCGCAAGGAGTTGAGCAAAGAGCTCGACCAACTGCCGAAAATCCAGAATCCGACGGGTGACGTGAATATGTCCCAGGATCTGGCGCGCCTGCTTAACCAGGCCGATCGCCTGGCCCAGCAGAAAGGCGACCAGTTCATCTCCAGCGAACTGGTGCTGCTCGCCGCCATGGATGAAAACAGCAAGCTCGGCAAGTTGTTGCTGGGCCAGGGCGTGAGCAAAAAGGCCCTGGAAAATGCCATCAACAACCTGCGCGGCGGCGACGCGGTGAATGACCCCAATCATGAGGAGTCGCGCCAGGCCCTGGACAAATACACCGTCGACCTGACCAAGCGCGCCGAAGACGGCAAGCTGGACCCGGTAATCGGGCGTGACGACGAGATTCGTCGCACCATCCAGGTCCTGCAGCGCCGCACCAAGAACAACCCGGTGCTGATCGGTGAGCCTGGGGTGGGTAAAACCGCCATCGCCGAGGGCCTGGCCCAGCGCATCATTAATGGTGAAGTGCCGGACGGCCTCAAGGGCAAGCGCTTGCTGTCCCTGGACATGGGGGCCTTGATTGCCGGTGCCAAGTTCCGTGGTGAGTTTGAGGAGCGTCTGAAATCCCTGCTTAATGAGCTGTCGAAGCAGGAAGGGCAGATCATTCTGTTTATCGACGAACTGCACACCATGGTCGGCGCCGGTAAAGGTGAAGGCTCGATGGACGCAGGCAACATGCTCAAGCCTGCACTGGCTCGGGGTGAGTTGCATTGCGTGGGGGCTACCACGCTCAACGAGTATCGCCAGTACATTGAAAAGGACGCGGCCCTTGAGCGTCGTTTCCAGAAAGTCCTGGTGGAAGAACCGAGCGAAGAAGACACCATCGCGATCCTGCGTGGCCTGAAAGAGCGTTATGAGGTCCACCACCGCGTGGCAATCACTGACGGTGCGATCATTGCGGCGGCCAAGTTGAGCCATCGCTATATCACTGATCGTCAGTTGCCGGACAAGGCCATCGACTTGATCGACGAAGCGGCCAGCCGGATTCGCATGGAGATCGACTCCAAGCCTGAAGTGCTGGATCGCCTGGAGCGCCGCCTGATTCAACTGAAAGTCGAATCCCAGGCGCTGAAAAAAGAAGACGATGACGCGGCGAAGAAACGCCTGGAAAAACTCCAGGAAGAAATCGGCCGTCTGGAGCGTGAGTATTCGGACCTGGAAGAAATCTGGACCTCGGAAAAAGCCGAAGTGCAGGGTTCCGCACAGATCCAGCAGAAGATCGAGCAATCGCGCCAGGAACTGGAAGCTGCCCGCCGTAAAGGCGACCTGAACCGCATGGCCGAGTTGCAGTACGGGGTGATCCCGGATCTGGAACGCAGCCTGCAAATGGTCGACCAGCATGGCCACAGCGAAAACCAGTTGCTGCGCAGCAAGGTGACCGAGGAAGAAATTGCCGAGGTTGTGTCCAAGTGGACCGGCATTCCTGTGTCGAAAATGCTGGAAGGCGAGCGTGACAAACTGTTGCGTATGGAAAGCCTGTTGCACCAACGCGTGATTGGCCAGGAAGAGGCCGTGGTGGCAGTGTCCAACGCGGTGCGGCGTTCCCGCGCCGGTTTGTCCGACCCGAACCGTCCGAGCGGCTCGTTCATGTTCCTCGGCCCGACCGGTGTGGGTAAGACCGAGCTGTGCAAGGCCCTGGCCGAGTTCCTCTTTGATACAGAAGAGGCGATGGTGCGCATTGATATGTCCGAGTTCATGGAGAAACATTCCGTGGCTCGTTTGATCGGGGCGCCACCAGGCTATGTGGGCTACGAGGAAGGCGGCTACCTGACCGAAGCGGTACGGCGCAAGCCTTACTCGGTAATCCTCCTGGATGAGGTCGAGAAGGCCCACCCGGATGTGTTCAACGTGTTGCTGCAGGTGTTGGAAGATGGCCGGCTGACGGACAGTCACGGACGTACCGTGGACTTCCGTAATACGGTGATCGTGATGACCTCCAACCTGGGCTCGGTACAGATCCAGGAGATGGTCGGTGATCGTGAAGGCCAGCGTGCTGCGGTAATGGATGCGCTGACCAGCCACTTCCGCCCGGAATTTATCAACCGGGTTGATGAGGTAGTGATCTTCGAGCCTTTGGCGCGGGATCAGATCGCCGGTATCACCGAGATCCAACTGGGCCGCCTGCGCAGCCGTCTGGCGGAGCGCGAGCTGATGCTGGAACTGAGCAGCGAGGCCTTGGACAAGTTGATCGCTGTCGGCTACGACCCGGTGTATGGCGCGCGGCCGTTGAAGCGTGCGATTCAGCGCTGGATCGAGAACCCGTTGGCCCAACTGATCCTGTCGGGCAGCTTTATCCCGGGGGCCAGCGTCAAGGCCACCGTGGAAAACGACGAAATCGTCTTCCACTAA
- a CDS encoding NAD(P)/FAD-dependent oxidoreductase — protein sequence MTHRIIIVGGGAGGLELATRLGKTLGKRGTASVTLVDTNLTHIWKPLLHEVAAGSLNSSEDELNYVAQAKWNHFEFQLGRMSGLDREQKKIQLAATLDEEGRELVPARVLGYDTLVIAVGSTTNDFGTEGAAQHCLFLDTRKQAERFHQQLLNHYLRAHAGQTDVVEQISVAIVGAGATGVELAAELHNAAHELAAYGLDRIKPENMYITLIEAGPRVLPALPERISGPVHKTLEKLGVTVMTNSAVSEVTADSLITSSGQVIPASLKVWAAGIRAPGFLKDIDGLETNRINQLQVLPTLQTTRDENIFAFGDCAACPQPGTDRNVPPRAQAAHQQASLLAKSLKLRIDGKALPSYKYTDYGSLISLSRFSAVGNLMGNLTGSVMLEGWLARMFYVSLYRMHQMALYGFFRTMMLMLGSKIGRGTEPRLKLH from the coding sequence ATGACCCATCGTATTATTATCGTCGGCGGCGGCGCCGGCGGCCTGGAGTTGGCTACCCGCCTGGGTAAGACTCTGGGCAAGCGCGGTACCGCCAGTGTCACGCTGGTGGATACCAACCTGACCCATATCTGGAAACCCCTGCTGCACGAGGTGGCCGCCGGCTCGCTGAACTCCTCTGAAGACGAACTCAATTATGTTGCCCAGGCAAAATGGAACCACTTCGAGTTCCAACTGGGGCGCATGAGCGGGCTCGATCGTGAACAGAAGAAAATCCAGCTGGCCGCGACCCTCGATGAAGAAGGCCGGGAACTGGTGCCTGCGCGCGTGCTGGGTTACGACACCCTGGTGATTGCCGTCGGCAGCACCACCAATGACTTCGGTACCGAAGGCGCGGCGCAGCACTGCCTGTTCCTCGATACCCGCAAGCAGGCCGAACGTTTCCACCAGCAATTGCTCAACCACTACCTGCGCGCCCATGCCGGGCAAACCGATGTGGTGGAACAGATCAGCGTGGCAATCGTTGGCGCTGGCGCCACCGGCGTCGAACTGGCCGCCGAGCTGCACAATGCGGCCCACGAACTGGCGGCCTATGGCCTGGACCGGATCAAGCCGGAAAACATGTACATCACCCTGATCGAAGCCGGGCCCCGGGTATTGCCAGCCCTGCCAGAGCGGATCAGCGGGCCTGTGCATAAAACCCTGGAAAAGCTCGGGGTGACGGTCATGACTAACTCGGCCGTGAGTGAAGTCACCGCCGACAGCCTGATTACCAGCAGTGGCCAGGTGATCCCTGCCAGCCTCAAGGTCTGGGCGGCGGGGATTCGCGCGCCAGGTTTCCTCAAGGACATCGACGGCCTGGAGACCAACCGCATCAACCAACTGCAGGTGCTGCCAACCCTGCAGACTACCCGTGACGAGAATATCTTCGCCTTCGGTGACTGCGCGGCCTGCCCGCAACCGGGCACCGACCGCAACGTTCCGCCACGGGCGCAAGCGGCGCACCAGCAGGCGTCGCTGCTGGCTAAATCGCTGAAGTTGCGCATCGACGGCAAGGCGCTGCCCAGCTACAAGTACACCGATTACGGCTCCCTGATCTCGCTGTCGCGTTTTTCGGCTGTGGGTAACTTGATGGGCAACCTGACCGGCAGTGTGATGCTCGAAGGCTGGCTGGCGCGGATGTTCTATGTGTCGCTGTACCGCATGCACCAGATGGCGTTGTACGGGTTCTTCCGCACGATGATGTTGATGCTGGGCAGCAAAATCGGACGGGGCACCGAGCCGCGGCTCAAACTTCACTGA
- a CDS encoding O-antigen ligase family protein, producing MTLSVQQRGSVFLVMALSLLLLGITLSFSGHDWQRVLQVGVAVCALLYGLATPAGRLVDRPTAIGLGLVFGLGLISSLLAHQPLWALTEWALMITCGVIAAAFARLRRNGDQTLDQVLILFVLLLCLIKSLQYGYAGVLAFTSGEPTLDTDLLLSGFSNKRFYGQFQTFTLPLLALPLLLTGTSRLARGLVFALLCAWWLIAISGGTRGTWLGFGVAALVLAFLGAAGRRWLTWQLAALCGGLVLYGLLFTVLAPYLGLEIASLSNDRLTTSLSGREVIWWQAWDMIRERPWLGFGPMHFADIPNPIAAHPHQAILQWASEWGVPSALCVALLALRGGWATLRVIHRQGPSGAPQDLLRLCLFAALLGATVQAMVDGIIVMPYSQLWLALVVGWLMALHPWRTPVVEPRPLLRGAWQVSAVLSVALLVFVVYRDLPGATERSQHYIDIAKSHLQPRFWVQGVIAPHIR from the coding sequence ATGACGTTATCCGTGCAACAGCGAGGAAGCGTGTTTTTGGTGATGGCGCTGAGCCTTTTGCTGCTGGGCATCACCCTGTCCTTCAGTGGTCATGACTGGCAGCGTGTGCTGCAGGTCGGCGTGGCTGTGTGTGCGTTGCTCTATGGCCTGGCGACTCCCGCCGGGCGCCTGGTCGACAGACCCACCGCTATCGGCCTGGGGCTGGTGTTCGGCCTGGGCCTGATCTCTTCGTTGTTGGCCCACCAGCCTCTCTGGGCGCTGACCGAGTGGGCGCTGATGATCACCTGCGGGGTGATTGCCGCAGCTTTTGCCCGCTTGCGACGCAATGGCGATCAAACCCTGGATCAGGTGCTGATCCTGTTTGTGTTGCTGCTGTGCCTGATCAAGAGCCTGCAATATGGGTACGCGGGCGTCCTGGCGTTTACCAGTGGCGAACCGACACTGGACACCGACCTGCTGCTTTCCGGGTTCTCCAACAAGCGTTTCTACGGCCAGTTCCAGACGTTTACCTTGCCCTTGCTGGCGTTGCCGCTGCTGCTCACGGGCACCTCGCGGTTGGCGCGTGGGCTGGTGTTCGCCCTGTTGTGTGCATGGTGGTTGATTGCAATCAGTGGCGGCACCCGTGGCACCTGGCTGGGCTTCGGCGTTGCGGCACTGGTCCTGGCTTTTCTGGGGGCGGCGGGGCGTCGCTGGTTGACCTGGCAGCTGGCTGCGCTGTGTGGCGGGCTGGTTTTATACGGGTTGTTGTTCACGGTGTTGGCGCCTTACCTGGGGCTGGAAATTGCCAGTCTTTCCAATGACCGCCTTACCACCAGCCTTTCGGGTCGTGAAGTGATCTGGTGGCAAGCCTGGGACATGATCCGCGAACGGCCGTGGCTCGGTTTCGGGCCGATGCACTTTGCCGATATCCCCAACCCGATTGCCGCCCATCCGCACCAGGCAATCCTGCAGTGGGCCAGTGAGTGGGGCGTGCCCTCGGCCCTGTGCGTCGCGTTGCTGGCGCTGCGCGGCGGCTGGGCCACACTGAGGGTCATTCATCGGCAAGGGCCGTCAGGGGCACCGCAAGACCTGCTGCGCCTGTGTCTATTCGCCGCGCTGCTGGGCGCGACGGTGCAGGCGATGGTCGACGGGATTATCGTGATGCCCTATTCGCAACTGTGGTTGGCGCTGGTGGTGGGTTGGTTGATGGCATTGCATCCGTGGCGCACGCCGGTTGTCGAGCCGAGGCCGCTGTTGCGCGGGGCCTGGCAGGTGTCGGCTGTGCTGTCGGTGGCGTTGCTGGTATTTGTCGTGTACCGCGACCTGCCAGGCGCCACCGAGCGCAGCCAGCACTATATCGACATTGCCAAAAGCCATCTGCAGCCGCGCTTCTGGGTCCAGGGAGTCATTGCGCCGCACATTCGGTAA
- a CDS encoding pilin produces MRQNGFTLIELLIVVAIIGILATIGLPMYTKHQAKAKFTAGLAEVSALKAGFEDTFNQGTAPTLALIGGTSPTANCVISVAGDVAAGTGSIACEILDAPAPVQGKLITLARSATDGWKCTTNADEQYVAKGCTAGN; encoded by the coding sequence ATGCGTCAGAACGGCTTTACTTTGATCGAGTTGTTGATCGTCGTGGCGATCATCGGCATCTTGGCCACGATTGGCCTGCCCATGTATACCAAGCACCAGGCCAAGGCCAAGTTCACTGCTGGGTTGGCGGAAGTCTCGGCGTTGAAGGCGGGCTTCGAAGACACCTTCAACCAGGGCACGGCACCCACGCTGGCGCTGATCGGCGGCACCAGCCCGACCGCCAATTGCGTGATCAGCGTGGCGGGCGATGTGGCTGCGGGGACGGGTTCGATTGCCTGTGAGATCCTCGATGCGCCTGCGCCTGTCCAGGGCAAGCTCATTACCCTGGCGCGCAGTGCCACTGACGGTTGGAAGTGCACCACCAACGCTGACGAGCAGTACGTTGCAAAGGGTTGCACGGCTGGCAACTGA
- the yacG gene encoding DNA gyrase inhibitor YacG, protein MSQPLTVECPTCGAPVEWKATNLNRPFCSDRCKLIDLGAWAAEEHKIPVSPDAEDELFSEDLPPRAH, encoded by the coding sequence ATGAGCCAACCCTTGACCGTCGAATGCCCAACCTGCGGCGCCCCCGTGGAATGGAAAGCGACCAACCTCAACCGGCCATTCTGCTCGGATCGCTGCAAACTGATCGACCTGGGCGCCTGGGCTGCGGAAGAACACAAGATTCCGGTCAGCCCGGACGCCGAAGACGAATTGTTCTCCGAAGACCTGCCACCGCGCGCCCACTAA